The following proteins come from a genomic window of Maribacter sp. HTCC2170:
- the secG gene encoding preprotein translocase subunit SecG yields the protein MSTFTIFLILIIVVCFLLVLVIMVQNPKGGGLSSSFGGGGSQVVGGVKKTGDFLDKSTWTLSILLVVLILASNIALKGNFGDADSKLLQGDDIEETVPEAVPEEIPAPATDNNTTDGQ from the coding sequence ATGAGCACATTTACAATATTCTTGATTCTTATCATCGTAGTTTGCTTTCTATTGGTGTTGGTGATTATGGTTCAAAACCCTAAAGGTGGTGGATTGTCTTCTTCTTTCGGTGGTGGTGGCAGTCAAGTAGTTGGTGGCGTTAAAAAGACCGGAGACTTTTTGGACAAAAGCACCTGGACCTTATCTATCTTATTGGTAGTTTTGATTTTAGCATCGAATATTGCTTTGAAAGGCAATTTTGGTGATGCAGATTCAAAATTACTGCAAGGAGATGATATTGAGGAAACAGTTCCTGAAGCTGTACCGGAAGAAATTCCTGCTCCTGCAACTGATAACAATACAACCGATGGTCAATAG
- the groL gene encoding chaperonin GroEL (60 kDa chaperone family; promotes refolding of misfolded polypeptides especially under stressful conditions; forms two stacked rings of heptamers to form a barrel-shaped 14mer; ends can be capped by GroES; misfolded proteins enter the barrel where they are refolded when GroES binds) — protein sequence MAKDIKFDIEARDGLRRGVDALANAVKVTLGPKGRNVIISKSFGAPAVTKDGVSVAKEIELEDALENMGAQMVKEVASKTNDLAGDGTTTATVLAQSIVKEGLKNVAAGANPMDLKRGIDKAVEAIVGDLTNQSKKVGDSSEKIKQVASISSNNDETIGELIAQAFGKVGKEGVITVEEAKGTDTYVDVVEGMQFDRGYLSPYFVTDSEKMTADLENPYILLFDKKISSMKDLLPVLEPVAQSGKPLLIIAEDVDGEALATLVVNKLRGSLKIAAVKAPGFGDRRKAMLEDIAILTKGTVIAEERGFSLDNTTIDMLGTCEKVSIDKDNTTIVNGGGVAKNIKTRVNQIKSQIETTTSDYDKEKLQERLAKLAGGVAVLYVGAASEVEMKEKKDRVDDALHATRAAVEEGIVAGGGVALVRAKNALSKVKADNADEETGLQIVARAIESPLRTIVENAGGEGSVVVAKVQDGKGDFGFDAKSEKYVQMFKAGIIDPTKVTRVALENAASVSGMILTTECALTDIKEDTPPMPPMGGGGGMPGMM from the coding sequence ATGGCAAAAGACATAAAATTTGATATAGAAGCACGTGATGGCTTAAGAAGAGGTGTTGACGCACTGGCCAATGCGGTAAAAGTAACGTTGGGCCCAAAAGGGAGAAACGTAATCATAAGCAAATCATTCGGAGCGCCAGCAGTAACCAAAGATGGGGTTTCTGTTGCAAAAGAGATTGAATTGGAAGATGCACTTGAAAATATGGGTGCCCAAATGGTAAAGGAAGTTGCTTCAAAAACCAATGACCTTGCAGGTGATGGTACAACGACTGCTACAGTTCTTGCTCAATCTATCGTAAAAGAAGGATTAAAGAATGTTGCAGCGGGTGCAAACCCAATGGATTTAAAAAGAGGTATCGATAAGGCTGTGGAGGCCATCGTTGGTGATTTGACAAACCAATCCAAAAAAGTTGGTGACTCTTCTGAAAAAATAAAGCAAGTTGCTTCTATCTCTTCAAATAATGACGAAACAATTGGTGAGTTGATTGCCCAGGCTTTTGGCAAAGTTGGTAAAGAAGGTGTAATTACTGTTGAAGAAGCAAAGGGTACTGATACGTATGTTGATGTTGTTGAAGGAATGCAATTCGATAGAGGATATTTATCTCCTTACTTCGTGACCGATTCAGAAAAGATGACTGCCGATTTAGAGAATCCTTATATTCTTTTGTTCGACAAGAAAATCTCTTCAATGAAAGACTTACTTCCTGTATTAGAGCCAGTGGCACAATCAGGTAAACCTCTTTTGATTATTGCCGAAGATGTTGATGGTGAAGCATTAGCCACTCTAGTGGTAAACAAGCTAAGAGGATCATTGAAAATCGCTGCTGTTAAAGCCCCAGGTTTTGGTGACAGAAGAAAAGCAATGTTGGAAGATATCGCCATCTTGACAAAAGGAACTGTTATTGCTGAGGAAAGAGGTTTCTCTTTGGACAATACAACCATTGACATGTTAGGTACGTGTGAAAAAGTATCAATTGACAAAGACAATACTACGATAGTAAACGGTGGTGGTGTTGCTAAAAACATTAAAACACGGGTCAATCAGATTAAATCTCAAATAGAGACGACAACATCTGACTATGATAAAGAAAAATTGCAAGAGCGTTTGGCTAAATTGGCTGGTGGTGTTGCAGTTCTTTATGTTGGCGCTGCCTCTGAGGTTGAAATGAAAGAAAAGAAAGATAGAGTTGATGATGCTTTACATGCAACAAGAGCTGCAGTAGAAGAAGGTATTGTTGCCGGTGGTGGCGTTGCCTTAGTTCGTGCAAAAAATGCTCTTTCTAAAGTAAAAGCAGATAATGCTGATGAGGAAACTGGTCTACAAATAGTAGCAAGAGCAATTGAATCTCCTTTGAGAACTATTGTTGAAAACGCTGGCGGAGAAGGTTCAGTAGTTGTTGCTAAAGTTCAAGACGGTAAAGGTGACTTTGGTTTCGATGCAAAATCAGAGAAATATGTTCAGATGTTCAAGGCCGGAATCATTGATCCTACTAAAGTAACAAGAGTAGCATTGGAAAATGCAGCTTCTGTTTCGGGAATGATCTTGACCACTGAATGTGCATTGACCGACATTAAAGAAGATACCCCTCCGATGCCTCCAATGGGTGGCGGTGGCGGAATGCCTGGAATGATGTAG
- a CDS encoding LptE family protein, which translates to MLRFKNVVLVISICITAFSCGIYNFTGGDVGTAQTFQVNYFQNYATQSPGSTFEPGMDRDFTLALQDRILNQTSLDLINTNNADLLYEGEIVEYRISPMSATAQQTAAQNRLSIGVKVRFYNKTKEDADFERRFSFFYDYPANAQLSSVKDEAHEIIFERITQDIFNASLADW; encoded by the coding sequence ATGCTAAGATTCAAAAACGTCGTTTTAGTTATTTCAATATGCATTACTGCTTTCAGTTGTGGCATTTACAACTTTACAGGTGGTGATGTTGGTACGGCTCAAACTTTTCAGGTTAATTATTTTCAAAACTATGCCACCCAAAGTCCAGGCTCAACATTTGAACCCGGAATGGATCGGGATTTTACCCTGGCCCTTCAGGACAGAATTTTGAACCAAACCAGTTTGGATCTGATAAATACCAATAATGCAGATTTACTATATGAAGGCGAAATTGTTGAGTACAGAATATCTCCAATGAGTGCAACTGCACAACAAACAGCTGCGCAAAACAGGTTGTCAATTGGTGTAAAGGTTCGTTTCTATAATAAGACAAAAGAAGATGCTGATTTTGAGCGGCGCTTTTCTTTTTTCTATGATTACCCAGCAAATGCCCAATTATCTTCAGTCAAAGATGAAGCGCACGAAATAATTTTTGAACGAATTACCCAAGACATTTTTAATGCTTCACTGGCCGATTGGTAA
- the groES gene encoding co-chaperone GroES: MAKVNIKPLADRVLIEPMAAETKTASGIYIPDTAKEKPQKGKVVAVGPGTKDEQVTVKVGDTVLYGKYAGTELKLEGTDYLMMRESDILAII; the protein is encoded by the coding sequence ATGGCTAAAGTTAACATTAAACCATTGGCAGATAGAGTTCTTATTGAACCTATGGCTGCAGAAACCAAAACTGCCTCTGGTATTTATATTCCAGATACCGCTAAAGAAAAACCACAAAAAGGAAAAGTTGTTGCCGTAGGACCAGGTACCAAAGATGAACAGGTTACTGTCAAAGTAGGCGACACCGTTTTATATGGAAAATACGCTGGAACGGAGTTAAAATTAGAAGGTACAGATTACCTTATGATGAGAGAGAGTGACATACTAGCAATAATCTAA